Within the Hippoglossus stenolepis isolate QCI-W04-F060 chromosome 2, HSTE1.2, whole genome shotgun sequence genome, the region aaaaacacacactcccattTTGCCCCTTTAGCCTTTATGGTAGTTGAAGTCGTGAGTTTACCAGTATAGCAGCTGTTCACATTTCCATCCGACAGAGTTTCTATGTCTtctgaaaaaaatgtacatgaaaactattaacacacactctcacagatATAATTTCATGTGCATGTTAAATGATTAATTTGTCCGAGTTTGAAATGTGTGGGACTCTCTACCTTGAGACTGGGCTTCTTTTATGGGTGACAGCTCTGTCCAGtaggaaaaaaaagtataaGCAAAGGACTGGAACAACAGTTCTATCAAGTGATTTCCAAAGTATATTAACACATTAAAGAACTGACCTGACCAATGCCGCGAGCCACAGAAGTCTGAACATGTTGGACAATAACAGGTCATTAGGATCTGTTCCCACTCAGTGTTTACGGATCATTATCGTGCAATTTAACATAAAAAGTTATGTTGGTTACCTTCAGGAGTTAAGTCTTCTGTGTGATCCTCTTCATCTAATCAAACAAATacagtagatcagacatcattattATACAGCATTTTAACAGCCGTACTTTCATCACCTGTTTCCTCTTAATTTTGAGAGAACGTAACACAATTGTGATCTAATGATTCTGTTCTCAGAAACGGGCTCAGAGGTGCATTTCACAACCCGACACCTGTTGTAAAATACAACTGCAAAATCCTGCTCATCTTCATAATTGTCTTTTGAGATCCTGTCTGCATGAAGAAAAGTGGGCTGATGGTATCTCAGCTCTAACCCAGTGATACATGACTCCTCTATGCAATCAGGAATATGGTTTAGACTGCATGCACTGAATGGTTCGGTTTATTACAGAAGCCAACACACTCATAAACTGCTGCAGTAGAAGATATTCAAATTCATGTTTGGATATAATTAGGGTTTATGGTGcaggattttatttgttataatttgcattttcattgttttaagtgtgtgaatggatttttgatgtgcttttgtgtttgccTCAAATTGAATAAGAATATGTTTTGAGTACAATTGAGAAAGAGAAGTGAGAGGGTGTGGCTTTCATAAGATTTGTCCACtgttaaaaagaggaaataaagaaaactgtgaaatataaaGTTGTATTTCAGGCGTGATCCCGTGACACAGATTTGAATTTACCGTCCAACTGCTGACCAGTGAAGTCGTAAACCGGACGCACTGTGGGCTTTTCTGTCAAAGAGAATAAACATCTTCAGGTCAACTTCCAAAGATCAAACCCAACCCAAAGAGAGCATGTAGCGTGTGTACGTCTGTGTCTTACTGCGTGAGCGTTTCCTCAGGTAGAGCTCTCCAAGCACCGATGTAACTACAGCCaggagcagcacacacagaagAGCCAAGCAGAGCACCCTGAACATGCACCGcctctcagctgcagcacacagagggaggagaacacATGGATTTTAGATACCgcaacagctgttttcagcacAGATTTTTATAATAAGTACATATTTCAAATTATATGATCATTTGatgtcataaaaacaaaacaaaaatcatcatTATCCAGAGATCAAGATCACCTTAAGGATTCTTTACCAAAAATTCTGCCTTTactgagacagaaagagagaggttcATGCAACAAGGGCGTCTGGGAATCAAACCATGGatattatattcatttttgAATAAATCTTAACAATTGAGTCATATATTATTATCAGTCATTTATTATGTTCCTTTTaatattcgttttttttttatgcccgCAAAGCCAAGGATATTAATTTGTAATCATGTAACATGAAGAAGTTCCTCACACCAGgaaatatttgtctgttttgcttAAAAATAAGGCTTTAACAATCCACCGGTTATGTGAATcattaatgaataaatcaagTATTTGTTTCAGGGCTGGTGTTCTTGACAACTGACAGATTCTGCTGGAGAGAACAAAACTGTGTGAAGGAAGTAAAGTGTTCAGAAAGCTGGAAACAGACAGAAGTAAAGAATAGGTTCTCGcaaagtagaggaggagaggaaatggagTGTATGGAAAAGTGCGTGGGAtggtgcagaaaaaaaactaagttaAATGTGTTTCCAGCTTCCATTATGCACTCTGGAAAATATGAATTGTGGGTTTAAACGGTGCAGGAGACTGGAGCCAAAATCAATACAGCCTTGGAGATGCAGTAGGTTAAGAGGAACTGGAACTTTCGGAAAGTGTGACTGACCATCCAGAGACTAAACCGTAGATTTGAGAGAAATTTGCTCtattgaaggaaaaaaaaaacgtctccACTGTGACTGAGAGCGGAGACGTCTTTGAATGAGATTGAATCAGTTTCACCTAAATGAAAACTGAGTGGTTGGTGTCCTCGTCTCTTATTGTCTCTTCTCCAGGCTGAAGCTGCTCTGACCACATGGGCAACAAAGAGGCTGATTCCTGACACCAACCTTTCCCTGTCCGTTTCCATGGCAGCCTTCCCTCAGCTGTTGCAGTCGAAACGGTTTGATTGGCGAGCCAAAGGAGACAGCGGGTTTGATTGGTCGACTCCGTGGCGGGCAGGACACCAGGGAGACAGCAGTAAAATGCCCCCTGTCCTTTATCACCCTTCCCCTcatccgtctcctcctcctcctcaggtggGTGGAGGTCCAAGGAGCTGTGGTTGTTGTGGCCGTACAAGGTGAGATTCAGGGTCTCTGCTTCGCCCAGCTGGAGCTCCACTGACACTTTCAGTTGTACAGCTGTAGACAGCAAAGTAAATGATTTAGTGTTTAGAGGGTAATGATAAAATACTTGAGTACCTGTATgttaaaatttgtattaatcaCTGGGGTTATTAATTTTTTTAGATTAGAgtcaactttattttcattgcacATAGTACAAGTACAATGAAATGCAGTTTTACATCTAACCAGAAAGTGCAAGTAGTAGATGCTGATGAGGTAATATTCACAAAAACTGGGGAGACATCATCTTCACACGCAATCTTGAAGCAatatctatttttattattatttgattatgGTAAAGTTACAAAAAATGATATCTAAATATGAGTTTCCTAAATGaaatatttactatttatatAGTAAtgtctttatattattattgttattattattatccttattattgttattatttgtagtAGTATTAGGATATCTGAAAAAGTACTTGGTTCCCCTCCTAAAAGCAACTAACTCACAGAATGAAATTCCCCCTGTTTCCTGTACCTCTTCACGTGTACTAATAGGTGCCTCATCGGTGTTTTCCTGGTCACACGTATGTACGGTAGACtctttataaagatggatgacacgtctccacttccaccCACTATCCatacatgaagccaaaatatccagtttCCAATTTtaaatcagtctcagctgtcatggTGATCCCTCTGTtattatagcatcaaataactaatcagaTCCAAACTAACCAGAAAAGTTAACCCTTGAACAAACAACAATGTGATAACAACTGCCTTAATAACCAATCTTTGAGAGAAATTGATTTAAcgttcactttgactttttagtttggtccgtgtcccatctgcttatatggaggaggcaggctTTAATGACCAagactgcagccagccaacagggggcgatcaagatgtaTTGGCTTCACATTTTGGGGCCCTGTCATGTACCACAGAAAACAGCTTTAACGCTTAGCTGTGCACTACCTGAGGATGAGATGTTGCTGCGTAACTCTGCCATGTCCAAGTCGGTCCGACACATGAACCAGCTGTTCTCTGAATCACCGCTGCCTCTCCCGGAGTCTGGTCCAGGATCTGTCATGTTGCTGGGTTTCTCCTGTGTGCAGGCCTGCTCCCACCTTTCCACCTCTGCACTCTGAGAGGGGTCACACATTCCCCCgctcttgtttttttcagcaTCCTCCATCTTCCCATTCTCCCCCCTCTTCAGCTGATTCCCTCGCTCACAGCGTCGGTAGGGCAGACAGAGGAAGGTAACTTTTGATACTGAAAACCAAAAGAGAATTCGAAACAGTTTCTCAGAGGGAGCAGGCTTTAACTTggaggtaaaagaaaaagtcaaaaatctGAAAAGGGAACTCGAAATTGGGCGTCGATGCATccagtttatattttatctgACGGAGCGTGACAGACGGGGGGgaaagcagagaaggagagacaaaaagagaaccCACTGAAGGCAAACACGTGTACGAGCAAAACGACTACAGCGTGTTGCTCTCAGAAAGAGAACAAGCTTTTCAAGGCTGCACAACACAGGCACGTTTTcaaagctgctgtcagtgtaGTAGAGAGCTATATTTGGGTCTGATTTTTATctctgaaagagaaaaacagacggACAGGGGTTGAATCGGAGCGAGTCTgcaagaagagaaacaaacatgacaaagtgactccaaaaaaaaaggtttactCCTTTTAAGGGCCGTCTTTGAAGAATAggtgaaaaaaaactgttcttccgctttaatttaataaataataaatacctAAAAGAAGGTTgagagctgaggaggaaacattgacatttatttgaaaaacgCACAGGTTCACACAGGCAGTGGATGAACCTCCATGTTTAACTGTCCACGACGACCCACCTCTGTGTAACGAGAAGAATTCTGGGAGGCAGATGATGAAGGCGAGGATCACGAGGATGAGGATTTTAGTAAGTGTTGTCCTCGTCATGGTCGCACCataagatcacacacacacacccgcacacacatttcctcacaACACAGGCATGACCTCTGGCTCGTGGTATCTGGTTCCTTCTCTTTACAGAAAGCATTTACTCAAACACTCGGTCAGTGTCCATCAGAGGAGCCAACGCTGGAGTTTAAGAAGCTCTGAGAATATTGCTTGTAATTCACATAGAGGCAGGCGACAACGCAGCGACACACGTTGACACGAGTCAAAACAAGTCAGTACTTCACTTCCTATTACACTTCCTGTCATTTTCTCAGAGAGGGTGAGAAATGGAGAGTTGCAGAGACAGCAAAGAGTTTCTGTCAGCAAGTGGAAATGTGTTCGTGTCTGTTCGGGCGTTTGCAGACAGGAGATTGTGTGTGAGTTGCCGATCCTTTCGTCAGAACATACTTTATTTAGgctacaacacaaacacagatgatcGTGTGTTGTTTAGGTTTGGACTCTTACTGTAAAAAGGGATACGATTATGTCTTTAGAGAGAAATAAagggatgtttttttaaaataactacttaataaaaagaggaaagttATGATCATGTGTGGTTAATTTTTGTATTGTAGGGTTAGGATTAGTTATATTGTACAtgtatctcataataatgagaaatattttcattacaaTGACTTACAATCATGATAATTTTCTTACAATCATGAGATGCTAAATATTCAACATGACACACTAAGATATGATGATTGCACAATTTTTTGTTATAATTGATACTAATTCATAACtttctattgttattttgacatgttgtttttcaattaTTACTTTGTATCTCATAAATGAGATTATAAtttagatcaaataaaaaaactcatgATTTAATAATCAGTTATTTGTACTATATCATACATTTGAGAAACTTTATCATAATTATGTGGTACTACAGCAACTCTTACATATCAGATATTACATTTTAGGTATGGAGGTATAATCCATAAttcttttttacagtttaagacATAGgaattatatcatatatattaagatatttaaatcatagatatcagtttctTAGTCAAAATCACAAATGGGATTTTGTGGTACATAATCATAATTATGAAATATGTCCACACAATAATTTTGAGTGTCAGATAAGTTCTAATTAAAAGGTAGTAATTAGGAGGAAAAAACATATGATGAATACAGTGGTTTGTATTTGTCCTTCCACTGACCTTAGCCTCACTCCTTTATTTAACATCACCTGTTGGAGGGACGTTCTTCTTTTCTACTCCcctcataaaaaaacaatatgtattTGTCCTGTCTACCATCTGACTTGAACTCTGTTGGGTGTTTAGAGCAGCTCAGATTTTATGGTTGGGTTCCTGAGAGCCACTTATCTTGGCAGGTctgacggacacacacacacacacacacacacacttcacatttGGAGGCGCCgacaaacatacatacacaaacacagtgatgaGCACGGCTGCCAGGTGGAGCCTTATCTCCACTCCACAGCGGCTGTCCTCTCTCAGGGCTCAGTCGGCGGCTTATAAAAGAGATGGAAGCAGCCaaagctaaaaataaataaataaatgaataaaatacaaaaatcccTTTCTGTGCGTCAAATCTAGCTGCTCGACACTTTTCCGAATATCTGGCTGTAATGTTTTTTATCACCGTAGTGCCTGTGATTGCTGACAGAGTTGTGACATATGAAGTACTGTAGCTGTGAACTTGTATGACTCCACACTGTTAAGATCAGATTGAGTTCTTAACTGTGGGACTGAAGGTTAAGACTGAGTTAGAGATAAtattagaattaggtttaggtttaggtcaTGGTGaagcatttagttttgatggttaagaTAAGGGTAAGGGGCCaggaaatgcattatgccaatgagtgtcctcagtaagatagatgtacaaatgtgtgtgtgtgtgtgtgtgtgtgtgtgtgtgtgtgtgtgaccttgttTTTGTATCCCAGTGGACTACACACTAAATCTTTGGGAATTATACTGCTGTGGGGACAAAATTGCGTTCCACACGAGAGGAGACCGTTTTCAGTGCTTCTTGGGGGTTAAGACCAGTATTAAGGGGTAAGGTAGAGGTAGAAactgtgtctgtcagtcagtgtttaccctgctgaagtgtccttgagcaagacactagTCACATTTTTGATAATTTCCTGAAAATTGATTTGAGCCACTAATAATTATTCAGTATTCAGTCGTGAATTATAGGAAACCAAGCTTGCAGTCAGATGCACAAGATAAAGACAACATGGCAGGTCAGcactttacaaaataaactacgTGAGTACAAAAGTACAGATATGTTCGTAAAAATGTCTCCAATAACAACATCCagtgcaacacaacaacaccacaATCTTGGTCCACTGGCATTACTAACATTATAAGATAACATAATTCAGTAGGTTTATTTCCCAGGTAACTGGAGAGATTCACTGCTCGATTCACAAATAAGGTACAAATTGTGTTAATGATGGTTTCAGACCAGAggttatacatttttttccatgtACCTACAGTACAAATAGATGCTGTAGGATTTACACCACATAcgtttcattttttattgagGATAATTCTCGATGTCTCATCTCCTGTGAGGATTTTTTTGCATGTAAATCAAACTGACTGTTTCCACATTTGCATGATTTTACCATACAGAGTGAAACTGggttttccacatttttcagGGGACGAGTTGGAAAACCCTCCAGGATCTTTAAAGTCTCCTTGAAACCTGATTAGAAAACCACAGGTACAGACTCTCCTCTGTTGGGCTTTTGTGTGCCTGACGTGTGACCAGTAAAATGCTGAGGGGAACTATAACACACCGGCCTCAACAGGGGGATTAAACCTCCTTTTAGTGCCGCACAGCATGACTCCAGGTTAAGATGTCTCTTCTCTGCCATGTTGTCAGTTTGCCAGAATCTAATAAATCCTGACTGTGTGAcgagggagcagcagcagatggacaGGGGAGATGTAAATTTGAGACCTGGCTAAAGATGCTAAAGAAGAGGAGTCtaagaggagagaaaggtgTTGAAACACTCATGAGTCTGAATGTTACTCTCCCTGGTTTACTgctttttgcagcagcagcagggaccaAGTGTGTTGATGTTCAGTTTATCTGCCTTTTTCAGAACAACATATAA harbors:
- the LOC118120213 gene encoding uncharacterized protein LOC118120213, with the translated sequence MTRTTLTKILILVILAFIICLPEFFSLHRVSKVTFLCLPYRRCERGNQLKRGENGKMEDAEKNKSGGMCDPSQSAEVERWEQACTQEKPSNMTDPGPDSGRGSGDSENSWFMCRTDLDMAELRSNISSSAVQLKVSVELQLGEAETLNLTLYGHNNHSSLDLHPPEEEEETDEGKGDKGQGAFYCCLPGVLPATESTNQTRCLLWLANQTVSTATAEGRLPWKRTGKAERRCMFRVLCLALLCVLLLAVVTSVLGELYLRKRSRKKPTVRPVYDFTGQQLDDEEDHTEDLTPEDFCGSRHWSELSPIKEAQSQEDIETLSDGNVNSCYTANLHHRVHPSISSTTEGQQQERSIETDFK